Proteins encoded within one genomic window of Setaria italica strain Yugu1 chromosome IV, Setaria_italica_v2.0, whole genome shotgun sequence:
- the LOC101763120 gene encoding uncharacterized protein LOC101763120, with translation MAAYCNEVRKLEDKFDGLELNHVTRRFNEAADELAKAASGQKSVPDGVFISDQYKPSIRYKKPGGVGNAPLVPDSGADPGEVGNTPPILDSEADPSDPKVMETDTNPAEGPDPPPDWRVPYLDYLICESLLIDKTERGSLGPSRSL, from the exons atggcagcgtACTGCAATgaagtccgcaagctcgaagacaagttcgacggtctGGAACTCAACCACGTCACAAGACGTTTCAATGAGGCAGCTGATGAGCTGGCGAAGGCAGCGTCCGGTCAAAAGTCCGTTcccgacggcgtcttcatcagcgaccaatacaagccttcaatccgttacaAGAAGCCGGGAGgggtcggcaacgcgccactTGTCCCGGACTCGGGAGCCGAcccgggagaggtcggcaacacGCCACCTATCTTGGACTCAGAGGCCGATCCCTCTGACCCTAAGGTCATGGAGACCGACACGAACCCAGcagaggggcccgaccccccgcctgaCTGGAGAGTCCCATACCTTGACTACCTCATCTGCGAGTCGCTCCTGATAGACAAGACAGAGCGCGGCTCAttgggcccttcaagaag TTTGTGA